GGTAGAACTATGGCAGTTTGAGCTCTCTAAGGGTACCATCCCCTCCACTTTGTCAAAGGTCCAAATCTATACGGCATGGAACGTAGTTTGGTGAAAGTACGGTTTTGGCACGCACGAAAAGTTTTCTTGCAGTTGCAGAAACTGTTTCGTAGAAGCAGTCCCAAATGAGACATTTGTTCGTTTTTCATTTATCATATGCTTCGAAAAATCGTAGTGATGATTCCGTTATCACGATATTTCGCATTACATGCCAGAACATTGTAaagttgtatattaaatagaaGTTGCATGTTCAATAAAAGTGTACAAAGTGGGATAACCTTGTAGTGACAACCAAGAATGAAAACTTACTCACTTTATCTTGTGTGTAAAAGATAGAATTTTGCAACCAACACGtgtgtcatatttttatttactactaTTCTGATTAATTTGGTGTGATAATACGTGTATTAATACgaattctaattaataattaataattttagtaatgAACTTTAATTACGaccataataattatttggtCGAGCAACAAATTGGATACAACAATGGTTGGCAACAATCACAAGTGGCGCCATTACATTATACTGTCGACTATGTCGACTTACCTCCGCCATCCACGTGGACCTATATgaataacgaaaaaaaagcTGGTCAGGAACATTTTTCGCAAATACTAAAAACTGCTCTAACACATGGCAGCGCAgtggcaataaaaaattatacagccGATATAAGTGCACATATAACGGCCCCGAATAACAATCCGATAAATTCTACAACACCcaataatcaattttcacaAGATTGGAATACTCAAGCAGAAAGAGATTCCTTGTGTTCATCGTCTTCATCTCAAAACCAAAAATCAATGCCTACAACATGTAATAGTTATCTTTCACCTGAATGGAATACTCAGTATTCAGAAGCGgatcttttttcttcattatcacCTAACCATCAACAGCCAACAATTCCTGTgacatataataatagtaataataataatctattttcACGTGAatggaataattttcatacaggAAGAATAGAATCCATCGATCCTTCGTCAAACATGACGTCACACGAATCACTGGAGAGACACGAGCAACAGAACATTCAAAATAACTATGGACAAACTCATAATCTGGGATACGTACAATTTAGCAATTATATGAACAATACATGTATAGGTCCACTGACAGTTACTAATCCTGAGATGCAATTTCAATCGATGCAACGTAATATTCGTCTTATAGATCAAATATCCAAGCGTgatcataaaaagaaaaaaataacatgtataggtaaagaaatttcttcttttaaaacattttgacACAATATGTATCGTTgcatactaaataaaattaatgtcaagccaattattatgatatatataataatataatgtaagatcaattattatatgacacgtatatacatatacgtatatacatatatatgatacGATTATATTATAAGCTCTTAAGGAactcatttttatgttttataaaaataattcatacatattataaatacgttttttacgataatattttactgtatacaaaaatactaaaaaatatacgcagaaaatatgtaacaactagtataatatcgtaatatcgaaaattaccgtaaattttttaatataaacacatTTAAATGGTTTACCTCATTTAACatgttcttttaaaatattgagatATTGTTACAAACtgtataattagattttttataataaattattgaatcaatttttaataaattaaacttactTTTAATACAATCTTTCAAGAGCTATTTTTGGGCAATATGCactatttattagaatttttctaTCGTagttctataaattttttgacacAGTATatcgtaatttataattataaattgtaatataaatgttgcAGATAATACATTAGAACAAGGAAGACGCACGAGACAAACTTACAGTGCTGAACAAACTTTAATATTGGAAGAAGCATTTCGAAAAAACGAATATGTGTCGAGAAAAATGCGTATGATATTAGCTGATAGAACCGAATTGAGCGGAAATCAGATTAAAACTTGGTTTCAAAATCGGcggatgaaagaaaaaaagaatagagaAAACAACCCAGAAAAAGTACCGAAAACATATGTAGCACCA
This genomic window from Linepithema humile isolate Giens D197 chromosome 5, Lhum_UNIL_v1.0, whole genome shotgun sequence contains:
- the LOC105674667 gene encoding homeobox protein Hox-D10a-like; protein product: MNFNYDHNNYLVEQQIGYNNGWQQSQVAPLHYTVDYVDLPPPSTWTYMNNEKKAGQEHFSQILKTALTHGSAVAIKNYTADISAHITAPNNNPINSTTPNNQFSQDWNTQAERDSLCSSSSSQNQKSMPTTCNSYLSPEWNTQYSEADLFSSLSPNHQQPTIPVTYNNSNNNNLFSREWNNFHTGRIESIDPSSNMTSHESLERHEQQNIQNNYGQTHNLGYVQFSNYMNNTCIGPLTVTNPEMQFQSMQRNIRLIDQISKRDHKKKKITCIDNTLEQGRRTRQTYSAEQTLILEEAFRKNEYVSRKMRMILADRTELSGNQIKTWFQNRRMKEKKNRENNPEKVPKTYVAPIHGRQVSTLLDQEAQLQLRPVVQHYEGYQNYSHSH